In Gracilinanus agilis isolate LMUSP501 chromosome 1, AgileGrace, whole genome shotgun sequence, the sequence AATTTGGAGAAGGTGCTACCATAGGGCACCATTGGCTCAAATCAGAGCTTTTTCTTTGCTATAATATCATGGCTATCTTCAATAAAGGATTACCCAGCCTGGCCCTTCTACTTTTAGATATGTACAGTACAGTTCTGGAGTCAACCGCATTCATCTGAATACTATAAAACCtgctattttacatatatactctTATATACTCTTTGCTACAAGTCCTAGGATAATACAGGAGGTATgtttgaatatttattaattgctaaAATTATAATACTCATAAATTTATTGGTTTAGAAAACTCTttccagtttaaaaaatatttaatgaactagaGAAATCTCTTTTCCCATAAGACATATAAGCAtcttacatatattatttgtacataaggtatatatatgtatgtatatttctaAACTCCCACTCTCCTAGgcataaaaacaatttattaacaatataacaaattataacacatgcaaaaatatttgcaATGTTTTAGCTGTAGGaaagatcaaaacaaaacaaaaaccaagtgAGACCATCACTGTAAAAACAGATGATGTCTAATCACTTCCAAAAACATAGTCCTACCATTCAATTGGCTTAAGATATCAATTAAAGTCTCTTCTCAATAATTCATTTCATCCTCTTCAAGAGATATTATGATAGTCCCATCAAGAAAGATCTCTtcatcctctttctctttgtcttctatAGCTTCTGTCAAGCCATAACTCTCAActgtttttccaaaatgataGTTAAAATACCAATAACCCAAGGTTCCACCAGTCCCTTAAAGCAACCACAGTAACTATAGCCTCTCCAGattccctcccccatctttcACCATGTCAGTTAGGGCTAGTGGGCagtagctttatatatatatgtgtatgtatgtatgtatgtatgtatgtataatcaaCAGGAATCAatttataagcaaaaaaaaaaaaagacaaaagggtgGCTGGTTGAAACTTTTAGCAAGACATTTACCCTCTTAATGGAAGTCCCAGGTGAGAGAATTGGATCTTGAGAAtctgagaaggaaggaatgagagatAATAGCTTAGAATTATTCTAAAAAACTTAAATGGTAATGGTGTCTTACTTTTgagtttacaaaaaaagaaaagaaaaagaattctcagATCCATTGTGGTAAGCTATTCTTAAGTGAATTCTACAGATGACATCTTTTGCCTTAAAAGATGAATGTGGTTGACTCAAAAAATGTACTCCCTGAAGTTGGCTTAGGGTCCTTAgatctttgttttgcttttctataaCCCAGAAGAGTTTTCAAAAGGACCAAGCTAATTTGTCTAGCTTCAAAGTAACATTCAACCAGTAGATGGCAGAATAATTTAAATCAGCTAAAGACTGATTGTAGAGCATTGGTCTCCCATGGAATAAGTAACTTTAGGTAGAACCTGGCTTGACCAGCAAAGAATATGTGATCCATTGGGTAGGAAGATTGTCTGAGTCCCATGTTTTTCTCCTTGGAGCTAATTGTGGTCTTGCCTCCAACAAAATGATACCATCTCCTTAAACATTCCCCCAAGCTATTGTCTTACCTCTAGTCTTCCCAggttacaaaaaaacaaacaaaacaaaacaaaacaaaaaaaacccaactttgaCTCCTTAGTGCTTATTGATATGACACTCACTGTGCCTTTGAAAGCATCCTCAAATTCTGTCTCTCCTCACTTCACATCCTAAATATAACAGATATTCCTTGATGATAGGCTCTGTATTCCAGAATAATGGCCACTGAGTTagcccacacacacacaattttctcattttggtGGGGAAAAGTGGGTAAGCCTGGATGGATTGTGATTACATTATCTCCTCTCTTCACCCCTTCTCTTGGATTGTGTTTACAttatctcctccttcctcccttttccactAGCACAATGGTCTTCCAAACTTCCCCACCCAAGctcaaaattttaatattaatccTCATGTAGTACCTTACTTTCTCCCATGCTACATATCTACTCATTTGCCAAATCATGTCATTTCTGCCATcacaatatctctcatatatatgTCTTCTCTCTACTCATGCAGCCACTTCTGAGCGAAACTACTTCAGAAGACTCTTAGTTTGTTTCTCTGCCTCCAATGTTATTCCAATCTAATTCATCCTCTTCATGAAGCAATTTTTCTGAAGCACATATCTAACCATGTCATtcctctactcagtaaactccaatggaTTTCTAATGTTTCTaagatgaaatattttgtatttatttcatcctttttatttgtatttttgtttctgttctaTAAAATCCATAATTATCAGTATAATAGTTCTATAGAGATAGATAATGTGTATAATTTGTGAATCGGCAAATAAACACACAATGTGTGTAAGAATATGGGCATGtactcaaaaaatgtttatttagatAGGAATACACAATCAAAAAAAGTGGATAGACCATTATTCTAGAAGAAATGCTAATAACTCTCATGACCCAGAAGCTCATAGCATTTCTCCTTTTTCACTGGAAAGATACCAGGGAAAGAcattatcttttcatttatttaaattttattgtattgttcaatcatttcagtcttctctgactcttaatgatcccatttgggattttcttagcaaagatcctggcttgccattttcttcttcaatttattttacagatgaggaaactgaggcaaacgggattaagtgacttccccatggtgacacagctagtaagtgtctgagaccagacttgaagtAGAAGATGAATCTTTTAGATTCTAAGCCTACCTTGATGCCCTTGAATTTTATGTATTCATACTTAATTCTAATTCAGTGACCAGTAAGAGACTTTTCATCACTGCACAGTAAGTCAACAAGAACAGTCAGTGGATATATGAGCAAACTCTGATAAGCAGATTTCAAATTCAATGTTACCTGGTGTAACATATTATTCCAACTCAAAGGTCTTGGTCCTCATTGTCCAGCCCCTTCCCAATATACAAGTCCAGTTTATATCACAATTTCTAAAGCTGTCTTCATGAGCACCTGCATTTCTTGAAAAGAAATGCCTGCCAAAAATTTGGTGGTTAACCATTTTTTTGgcaacaaagaactggaaataaaacaaatactcatcagttgaggaatgtcTAAATAAATTGAGGGAAAGACTTGTAATAAAATACAATTGTGATACAAcaagaatataaagaattcaaatgGGCATGAGAAAACATATGAACAGCTGCAAAATGAAGTACacaaaatcaggaaaacaatatacacaatgactacaatgtaagtagaaagaacaaaatgaacaacaaaatggaGAGTAAATATGGTAACTTTAATGGCCAGGACTAGCCCCAAAGAATAGAAaattactttccttcctttctcagagaaGGAATGATTAAGGAATATTATATACACAATCAGGCTTATTTAAAGGGTTGTTTAGCCTTGCTAAActtttttccttgtttattttaataataatagttaacatttacatggtgcagaagaagaaattgaggcaatgaGAGATCCCAAAGTGGTACATTTAGCTAGAATAtgggaccaaatttgaactcagatcttttggcTCCAGGCCCAACATTTGATCCACTATGCCATGAAGCTTAAGTCACTGGGGTGGGCGAGGAAAAGAAATCCCTTTTATtccagaaatatatatttatacatttagaaATATGTTTGTGTTCAGAAATAACGGttattaaaatatatcaataaatttttttaaacaaagttacATATTGTAAAGATGGGCCCCATTTAAAAAGGTTTAATACTAAAAATTTTAAGGTTCTGAGTCTGGGCCAGCTCTCTGCATCCTCATTATCTAGAAACCTTTTCCCTGCTCCCGGTTTCTGTCTCTTCTTCGTGTTCTCCCTTGGGCTTTCATAATATGAAAAGATTATATAATCATTACCATAAAGATATTGCTGTAAGGATTGCCATCTTGTCccacatcctcattttacacatgaagaaactgagggttagaaaagttaagtgactttcccaggatcacagagatagtaagtgaAAAAAGCAGGATTCACATAAGTCCTCCAACTCCAAAGTCAGTCCTTCTTCCCCTGAAACACAGCAAGGCTATTTGAATGCCTTTTAAACATgattaaaatggaagcagaaaaagTGATTTCACCTCTGATCAACTTTTCTCCCTCCACAAAAAATCCTTGAAAGTTTAAGTGATCAGACACCAAAAGGAAACTGAATGGACAGTAAATGTGATGAAAATGGAAGTAGAGAAAATAATCTTCCCACTGAACAAGTGGAAATTCATCTTAGCAAAATATAATGCAGTGACATCAGCAACACAGAATGCAGGTTGAAGTCACACCCCACAACACCAAGAACTCCTTGTTTCCCACACGTTAGCAAGTCTCAAAGGGAAATGTATGGGGGGCTGAAAGTTCCCACTTTTATCCATcaaatgaagaatataaaaacTGAAGGCAATCAATTATTAAAAGTTGTCTCTGACTCATTGAAGATGTAGTACTACCAATCTGATTTTTGATCCAACTTGGTTCTCTCTTATGTAACATGAATACTGACGTATCATAAATATGACACAAAGAGATGATATGAATCATAGAAGATAAGAATGCTACAAGGGGAAaataccttagaaatcatttcgGCTCAAAGTTCAGTTCAAGAAACTAATATCCATGCATGGCATGTTCTTAGGTTCTGTCCAATTTATATATAACCTGTCTCTTATAGACAAAGTATAATGGAAGGGAGAAGGCAGAGAAGATAGCACGGAGGAGATCATACTTGAGTTAAGTACTGAAGAAGTAAGATGCCCACAGacagaaatatgaaggaaaatatgGCACAACAATGTTGCTCCAAAGAAATAGGAGATGCCAGGACAGGACTAGTAACAAGAAGTAGTCAAATTTGCATCAGAAATAAGCTAGGACACTTGTCACCTCAGTACTTATccacaaatcacttaaatctctAAAAGCTTTAATTTGTCcttgataaaaatcaaaataatattagTTTACTGTGTGTTGACAAGAGTTTTCAGAAAGCATTTCATATACTTTAAATTTCttcataaatgtgagttattactattattattactacaattATTGCAttatagataaaaatagataaggaCCTTTGATGAGTGCAGTGGGGATAAAgtataaggaaatggaaaaaaatattttataggtaATGCTGATGAGAGGTGGGAACTGACTATATTTGCAATATAATGTGTTAGATGCTGGAGAATTACAAGATTGCTGGGAAGAATCCCCTTTCCACACAAAACTTAATCCAGAAAATATCTAATGATGTATTTAGTTGCCTTTTTACAAATAAACCAAAAGATGATTTTTGATGGATTCTTCTAAAATGAATGTAGAAACTAAgtaaaggaaagcagaaagtggAAGGAAATTCCCTGTCgagaaatgaaaattacattCAACACTATTTAAGAGAGAGTGGCCTACAGGCCACATATTTGAAGACACTGAGACAAAGGCTAATTGATCTCCCAGCTCAACAAGCCCAAACTATCCTCAGCATCACCATGACCTCCTGGAGCTTGTTGCCTCTTGTCCTGGCTCTGCTCTGCTCCAGCACCCATTGCTCCCTGGACTGCGACCTGACTCAGGGACTTCAGGAAGACTTCTCACTTCTTAACCAAATGAGCACATTTCCCCTGGTGTCATGTCTGAAGGACAGGACCAATTTCAACTTCCCAAAGGAAGCCCTGAATGGAAGCCAACTCCAGAAGGAAAATGCCACAGTCATTGTTCTTGAGATGGTCCAGCAGATCTTTACCCTCTTCAGTCAAAATGCCACTCCTGCCACTTGGAATCAGACCCAGCTTATGCAACTGCTCTTTGGACTACATCGACAGCTGGAACAGCTAGAGAGGTGTCTTGAGCAGTATGTGGAGTGGGAAGAGTCTTCCTTGGAAAGTGAAAACCCTAGGCTGGCCCTGAAGAGCTACTTCCAAGGAATAAGCCAGTATCTGCAGGGTAAAGAGTATAGTCACTGTGCCTGGGAGATTGTCCGAGTGGAAATCAGGAGAGTCTTTCTGTTCATGAGCAAACTCGCAAGAAAACTCAGGGCCTGAGAATGAAGAAATGGACTCAGAACATTTTAGCACCCTGACTAAAAGGACTATCATTTCTGCATCtcctaaaaatgtttttaatataatttaagttCTCATTGATAAAAACATGAGGAATACAAAGAATTTTCATCTGTGCTCAGTAGATAAGTAgttttaatgttttataattgatatttatttatgCTGGTCATAATTATTATTCATTGAGGAAAGTAtttatttgtatagtatttatgtcatttttaacaataaattaaattttttttaaaaaaccatttgcCCCATTATTTTTACTAAACAAACTCTCATTGAAAAGCTAATTATGTGCTCCCAAAAGAATGGATGAGAGATTCAGTGGAACAATTCAACTCAAACATCATTTACTGAGAATTTACCTCATACAAAGTAATGAAAGAGATAATGGTAACACAGAGATGAAAAAATGACCCAGTTATTTCCCTCAGAAAGCTGATAGTCTAATGCAGAGTTTTTTATCCAAGTTCCATAGGCTCAAGTGGATAAATTTCAGAGGGTTCATGAACTTGGATTAGAAAAATGATTgcatttattttcactaacctttcaTTGTcctttagcattttcttcaactgCTAAGAATAATTTATTCTGAAGAGACCATAGACTTAATTGTAGTTTCCATGGGGGTCCTAGTTACTTTTCCAGAGCCAAAAGGAATACTAGCACTTGTGGCTATGAGAAAGCAAGATCCCTTTCTGGGTAAAGACCAAAGCACAAGCGAGAGAGCAGGAATAACTCCTTGAATCATATAAAATTGGAAGCACCGAAAACTTACCAGATCCCTATAAGTAGCTCTGAAAAGAGCAGCACTAAAAACCTGAAGCTTCATACAATGCCTCCATCAACCTCAGGAACAGATTCCAACTTTAACATAGAGTTAAAAGTCGAGAAAcaggctgagaaaatgagcaaacaaaaataaaaagaatgtgacCTTAAAAATCTCCTAACGTGATAgagaagatcaaaatacaaattcattagACAATGATGTCAAAATAGCTACAAGCAAAATCACAAAGAGAAGATGCGAATTGGACACAAAGCTGAATGAGATTTCCTGATagctgaaaaatatatttaaagacaaataagagaggtagaggaaaaattatgaaaagatagTCAACAGCTtcataaaagaagcacaaaagaatactgaagaaattaacatcctaaaaacaaaattggccaaatggtaaaaaaaaagcacaaaaatcatTAAGACAGGTCTATAAAAAGCTGAATTAGtattatattgaatctctgggagcttgaagttcattcaacgattgacagataagtcagttggatagaatgttcccagagaggcatgcaagaagaaggaggggcagttgagaaccctgagagagatTCTGGGGTCTTTTCTTGTGCTGAGACTAGAGATTCGGTGTgaatcctggtcttggagtgagagagttgcaaacactactctgcaagctcttcctgtccttgatataccattatcaacctgtacttgaccatcACCTcagtgtctactgcccctagatattaggagtttcatcatctagttatctaggcttcccagggcccgggagggatccgggaagtgggcaggagatgaagaagagggtggtaaagggtggatatatctcaactgttaaggcttaagatctacagaagaagaagctgaagatttcccagcagtttacctactctgatTTAGCcctggccaagctgaaccagagggaagctaacattgtttcttcatttgcctgcagttagggtttcaataataacaattaaatagggtctcctattacctcagtcctttacccttatccttcttattaatatataaagtttaaagtaccttcctaaatcagtttcaaagcttgttttgggaagggagacaatacagtcagaatatcaacgttatcctagctgaagagcccaatttaataatatcaattaaccccaggtggttcctgaagggataaaccactttgacctgaaggatcctgcctgggcaactgttataaggagaagtgtcatcttatcctctctgtacatcatttctactacctcaaatagatacaagtgacctcctttaaatataacattagtcaaatgggaaaagaggtataaaagttcaatgaagaaaataatttcttaaaaattataattaggcaagtagaaactaattaATCCATGAGgtagtaagaaaaaataaaacaaaaacaaaggaatggaaaaaagaagaaaatgtggaatatcccatatgaaaaacaactgacctggaaaacagattgaggataaataatttaattattagattacatgaaaaccatgataaaaaaagagcctgggcaagaaattataaaggagggggcaactaggtggcttagctgatttagagccaggcctgaagatagaaggtcttgggttgaattctgacctcaggcacttcctagctgagtgatcttgggcaaggcacttaacttccattgcctagcccttatcattcttctgccttgaaactaaggcaaaatattgattctaagacggaagctaagtgttaaaaaaagaaattataaagtagACCTCACATAATATTTTATATCCAAagagtaaaacagaaattgaaagagtcCTCTTATCACTGcctgaaaaagatcccaaaatgaatattcccaagaatattatagccaaatatCAAAGCTTCTAGGTTGAGGAGAAAATATAACAAGCAGTCAGAATGGAACAATTCAAATGTCATGGAACCAATCAGAATTTGAAATAGCTGGATAGTactgatcttggagtcagaaaaagcaAAGTTCaactctgatctcagacactagttgtgttacttggacaagtcgcttaaacctgtttgcctcagtttcctcatctatcaaatgagctggagaaggaagtgttaaaccacttcaatatctttgccaaggatatatcaaaaggggtcaaaagagtcGACACAATTAATCAATGAtgacaacaaccaaaaaacccccaaaaaacaGTCAGACCACAAAAGATTTAGCACTTTCCATACATCAAAGGAACAGAGGGCTTTGAATATGacattccaaaaggcaaaggagttaagattacaaccaagaataactcatccaacaaaactgagtataatccttcaggataGAAAAAAATGGGTGTTTGAGCACAAATGTggctttcaaatataagactcgagaagcataaaaatgtaaacatgaaagaaaaataataaaggactctataaagttaaactgtttgcactcctatatgggaagatgcttgtaactcctaagaacattattattattattattattattattattattattattattattattattatggtagtTGGAAGGAGTATACAGAGATGGAGAGCACAGATGTgagttattttatgtttttattattatcatcccaaatatttataaaaccaaAGCAAGCAAGCATTTTCatttataagggaaaaaaattagtaCACAAATGAAAGTCACAAATCCCTTAAatatttaacttacttttcttcatgtcTACATAATTAGTCCCATCTACAAATATCCCAACCCTTTTACACTCTCCCCACATCGTATGGGATATTGTCAGGGAAGCCAACATGTTCATGTAAATTAAGtctttatgttttatctttctgttcactttctgtgggtaacattctcagtttattctttcaGTATTAGTTCTGTGACTACAGAACattatattctcctggttctactcatttcactgttcactatcttgtatagttctttccaggtttaaaaaaaatgtttgtttcttaTGGTATGgtaatattccatcaaaatcatacaccacagtttattcagccatttcccaactgatgggcatcctctcagtttccaattctttgctatcacaaacaGAGCTCTcataaatatctttgaatatatgggttttttccttctttccctgtgTGACTTGACTACCATGGCAAgatctcaagaaaaaaaatgaaggtattaTGCActggaagaaaggggaaggaagaggaaaaacaaggaaaattatctcacaagaGGAGGCATGCAAGGAAGAACTTTTATAACAGAAGGGAAATGGGCAGGGTagacaatgcttgaacctcattCTAATCAGATTTGGttcaaagagagaataacataaattcagttgggtatagaaatctttcCCATTCAACATCAAAAtagtggggaagagaagaggaagtctATCAGAAGAGAGGGTAAATTAAAGAAAGCAGTggtcaaaagaaaaatagattttttaggTGGGACAgagttaagagagagagagagagagagagagagagagagagagagagagaaagagagagagagagagaaggataagtAAGGAGGGAAATAGAATGTAGAAAAATATATAGCTAGTAATAATAAATGTGAATGCAATgaacttatctttaaaatagaaagaaagttaGGTATGACTTCTCTGGaaattgaatgaaaataaaaaggaatataactttttTCTCAGTTGTGCATGGTAactacaaaaactgaccatgtgtggattctgggaagatgacagcttagacagagcaaaaattcagacctccatacccttccacactgagatttttttaaaaagctcttcaaggggaaagaaaaccaaatctaacaacatgacagagctgggggatccttcTGCTGGACAGcccaagaggtacaccaagaaaaaggcctgaattcttgaactgttgggtttgaggaTAAGGAAGATCCAAGGACTCCTCCCCAACATGctatgctgagtctccagcagctcTTGGAGTCTCTGAGCAGCCAAATGCACTAGTCTGGAGAGAAAGCCTTGCCGGCCCAGCTGAGCCAGGCTCAGGGTGCTAAACAAGAAGGCAGGGAGGCAGCTAAAGGAAAAATGCAGAGAGGGCACCTAACCTCTCCATCTTGCCTCCCCCttttctcaaggttttagcctcagggtacATTGAGCTATACAGATCAACCCTGCCCTGGCTTAATCTCATCAATAGGatagataagaagtcttcagagggcagga encodes:
- the LOC123250422 gene encoding interferon omega-1-like, which codes for MTSWSLLPLVLALLCSSTHCSLDCDLTQGLQEDFSLLNQMSTFPLVSCLKDRTNFNFPKEALNGSQLQKENATVIVLEMVQQIFTLFSQNATPATWNQTQLMQLLFGLHRQLEQLERCLEQYVEWEESSLESENPRLALKSYFQGISQYLQGKEYSHCAWEIVRVEIRRVFLFMSKLARKLRA